GTGATCTGTGCCAATAGCAACAGCACTAGCACAACACCTAGACCAAATATCGCTGAGCTAACGGGTTTTTGAGGCACACCCGCCGCTTTGGTTAAAAACTTATCTAATAAATCCATATTTATGTGGACCCTCTGCACAGGCCTCTGTTCTGATTATGATAATTTAGCAAATCCTGACTCATGCTAACCCACACTGCACCCTGCAACAAGCCCATAACAGCAGCAATGTTGGCGGTATTAGGCCAAATATGCTAACTTTACGCGCCTTAAAAGGGTGTGAAGCTTGCCACTCTTTTGCGAGTAGAGGCGTAAAGATTTGTATATTAATACTCAGCTTGTGAACTTCCCCCTACTTTAATAAAGGTTAATCTACCACTGGAGTCGCTCATGAACGGCAACGAGCAACAAGCATTAAAAGTCCGCTTAGACAAATGGTTATGGGCTGCACGCTTTTATAAGACTCGTGCCATCTCAAAAGAGATGATTAATGGTGGTAAAGTACACTACAACGGCCAACGTACAAAATCGAGCAGATATGCCGAGGTTGGCGCCACCATTAGATTAAGGCAAGGGTATGACGAAAAAGAGATCGTCATAGTAAAAATATCCGAACATCGCCAGAAAGGGTTAATCGCGCAAACCCTTTATGAAGAGACACCGCAAAGTATAGCGAAACGTGAGACATACGCCGAACAAAGACGCTTGAATATTCTTCATAATCCGGCACCCGACCAGAAACCGGATAAGAAACAG
The Shewanella sp. KX20019 DNA segment above includes these coding regions:
- the hslR gene encoding ribosome-associated heat shock protein Hsp15, whose product is MNGNEQQALKVRLDKWLWAARFYKTRAISKEMINGGKVHYNGQRTKSSRYAEVGATIRLRQGYDEKEIVIVKISEHRQKGLIAQTLYEETPQSIAKRETYAEQRRLNILHNPAPDQKPDKKQRRQIMRFKES